AAATCAATCCGCCCCCTTTATTTTTCAACTCCAGTTTTCCCTTTTTCACATCCGACAGTTCTACCTGCCATAGCGGAGAATTTTCAGTTATGTCCTGCCATTTTCCACCGTCAAGCCGCCATGAGAATTTCAGCCGGGCTGTACTTCCCCCCTCGCCTACATAACGCGCCATGGCAACCAGACAATAAGCAATCTCCTGGGTATTCATTTCTCCTTCCGAACTCAGTCGATCCGAAATTGATTTGACCAGTGTTGTCGCTTCTGCTTTCCGATCCATCACGCTTAGGGCCTGAAGAATTACCGCCTGATCTCTTACTGTCGAGCCGAATGTGCCATTTTGCTCCTTATACTTTTTGGCATCTTTACTTAAGGTTTTGGTCATTTGTGCAGCAACTTCCGTTTGGCCGGCGAGGTAATAAGCGGTTGCCAGATTCCACATGGCAGCTGAGTACACGCCCGTGCGCTGACGCATACGGTTCATCGCGCCCAATTCAGGCTGCCCTGCCAAAGCAAGTAAAAACAGGCGATAGGACTGATTAAGTGCAGCCCCGTCATCTCCGCCATTCCAGTCCCTTGCCTGCGTCTGCTGGTAAGATTTCCAGTTTTGGATAAGATCAGCGGGCAGCGAATATCCTGCTTTTTCTGCTTCCAGAAGAAAATGCCCTGCATAGTTGGTGCCCCACTCATTGACTTCAGACTGCCCGGGCCAATATGCAAACCCTCCGCCAGGTGTTTGAAACAGCTTCAACCGGGCAATCCCTGCGCGGATATTTTTGTCAATATCTTCCTTTCTGGATGGCGAAAGATTCAGCAAATGCGTAAGATATACCTGTGGAAAAACGCTTGAAGTCGTCTGTTCAATACAGCCATAAGGATAGTGCACCAGGTATTCCAGGCGGTTGCCCAGGCTGAGCGGAGGAATAGCCGAAACTTCTACCATACCATGGCTGGTTCCTCTCATACCTATAGGCTCAATATTCTGCTCCCATGTGCCACTGGCCTCCAACTCTTTGGCAAACACATCCGTAACACGTGGGTTTGGCGTACGGATTTCAATATCGGTTTCGTATGTGGCGATCTGATCACCGGATTGTGCCGTGATTTTCACCGTCCCTTTACCCAGAGTACTAAGTACGGATAGCTTAAAGTTTGCCATTTTTTCGCCGGTTTCAGAAAAACGAACTACCTGGGTTTCATTTTCTTCCACCAGCATTTGTTTACCGGTCTGAACGGTTACATTCACCGTTTTGATATTATCCTCCAGGGCAAACACCGTCACAGGTAACTGTACTTGTTCACCAGGCCCCAATACCCGTGGAAGTGAACCCAGCACCATCAGCGGCTTTTTGACCGTGGTACTTTTTTCAACAGAGCCGTATGCGCCATTGGGCGAACCTGCGACAACCATCGTTCGCACAGCGCCGACGTAGTTGGGCATATCGATATTGTGTGTCTGAGTCTCTCCCGCCTTAAGTTCAAAGGGACCCAGAAATTTAACTACAGGTTTAAATCTGTCAGGCTTTTTACCCTCAGGTCCATCGGAATCAGCGCCCCCGCCGATACTGAGCATACTTTTTATTTCCCCGCCAAATGCACCCAACACATGGTCAAAAATATCCCAGGTGCGAACATCCAGCGCCTCACGCTGATAAAATGTCTGCCAGGGAGAAGGTGTCTGAAACCGCGTGAGCCCGAGGAGACCTTCATCCACAACAGCCAGTGTATAGGTCATGGGCTTGCCTTTCTGTTCGCTTACCTTTACGGCATAACGCGAGTTTGGCTCCAATTGATCGGGCATGGCCAGCACGGGAGTCAGGTGGGTGGCAGGATCCTCAACCTTCACGGGCACTACGCCATACAATCTGATCGGGCGATCGTTGGCTGTTTGCGCATGAGGCTGCAGCAGGGTTATATTCACATAAATATTGGGCGCCATTTCTCCGGTTGTCGGTATGGAAAAACGAGTAGTTCCTTCCGTGGCATCTGCCCAGTAAGCCTGCAAAACTTTTGTACCGGTCTCCACGCTTATCAAAGCTCTGCCCTTCCCACCGGAAGGAATGCTCAGTTGAATGGTTTCACCTACTGTGTAGGATTCCTTGTCCGTGGTAAAATTCAACATTTGAGCGCCTCCCCGGTCATTGTCTGTAGAGCGACCGGCCCAGCCTGGCCAGTCGATGTATACGATTTTCCCGGTGGCATGTCCATTTTTATCAGTCATTCTGATAAGGTACCGGCCCCAATCAGGGTATTTCACATTCAGCTTCCAAACCCCTGCACCATTAACGGTCCGGACGGTTGCAGACTGAAGTTCAGTTGCATTCACTTTCCCCTGATATGTACCAATATTGTCTTCAGAATTATCCCACCACCATTTCCACTCCAGCTTGTAAAATTTCACCTCAACTTCTGAGGATACCGGCCGGCCTTCCTTATCCACCGTGGCAATTTCGATATTGTGATCGGTATCAGTCAGCAACATCCCACGCGCGGCATCCCCTTTAGGTGCTTTTAGCCCAACATATGTATCGTAGGGATGAAAAGGCATGCTAAAACGGTCGGTACTGAATCCACCACCCGGTTCAAATACTTTTCCTTTAAAGTTTGCGACCAGCATGCCAGGGGCATCGCTGTTGGCGGTGATCTTTGCAGGAATCTTTGCCAGGCCAAGTTCATTGAGCTTGCCCTCAAACAGCGTCTTTTCCTCTGAGGAGAACTTTCTTACCGGATCAGTGAAAGTAAAGGCCGAGTACTTAGGAAAGGATACAGGCGCATCCTGGAGCGTTACCTTCACATCTGCCTGAAGGTTTTTTGCAATTGCTCCGTGCAGCCACTGTACTTTAAGGTCTGCCTCGCGGGTAAATGTCTGTTTTGACAAATAGGGAACGCCAAAATCCAGTTCGAGCTTCAGTCGGTTGGGAACAATCGTTTCGACTTTTACAGATTGGGTAAACGTCGAGCCCCCTACTTTCACTCTTGCCAGATAGTTGCCGGTAGGAGCATCAGGTGCCGTGGATGTCGGAAAAGGATAAAAACCATTTACCCCTTCGGTTCTCACCATTTTTTCAACTACCTGCCCATTCGGATCGAGTAACTCAAAAATCACCGGGTGACCGGCTGGCAGTGTTTTATCTTTATCTTCCAGTATAAATGTGAGGAATACCGGGTCGCCGGGACGCCACACCCCTCTTTCTCCATAGATAAAACCTTTTACCCCTTTTTGATATTTTTTACCCTGAGTATCAAACCGGCTCATGGAAAGTGCAGAGCCATCATCCAGCCGAAGATAGCCCCGCTGATCACCCATTTTTGCCACCATCAGATAAGGCGTGCGGTCAAATTTGGCCCTGATCATCCCTTTATCATCTGTCGTTGCAGTGGTAATCAACTGATGCTGATAGTCATAGACTTCCAGCTTTGCGCCTGCGACAGGCTGAGTTGTTTTCAGATTGGTTACTGCGTAAAAAGAACCCTGGCTTCCTTGTTTGGCAATAAGGCCGAGATCAGAAGCCAGAATATTTCGTTTGGCAATTCGGTCTGAATTGTAATAGGCTTGTTTGCAGGGATTGTCCCTGTCATCATAATCTTCATAATAATAATCCCAATAGCTGTCTTCGGCACCTTCCACATAAGTAAACCAACCTTCCTCCAGTTCCAGCATATCTTTATCTTTTTCCTGCTCATCCTCGCCACAGGTAAAATATGCATAAGATTTTCTGAAGCCGAGTGATATTTCATATATCGACCCCGGATCGGTATTGATCAGGCTACTCAGATCCAGGGAATGCCGGTTCCAGGTGTTGAGATCCAGTTCCGTATTCTTATCTAGGTCTATCCGCTTTTTGGCGACCATCTGCCCCACTCTTTTCATTTCTCTGTTTCCATCCAACTGATTTACCTGTAAAAACTGAGGGACATTTTTTTCAAAAATTTTAATGACCCTGACATCGATTGCTTTCAGGCCAATAGCTTCAAAAACAAAAGGAAGCGCATTTTCTGACCGGGGTAAAATGGTTCCCTGCCCTACCAGCCTCACTTCAGGGTTTATTTCGCTAAACACAATTTTCTCCCGGAATGGGATATTCAGCTTTTCATCATCCGCACTTAAAATTCCCGGCTCTGCCTTGATCTCTACAGGCCCGGTAATCGCGCTGCGGGGATAAATACGGATCTGGTTTGCATCAATCGTAAATCGTAGCCCTGTCTCCCCCATTGATATAAGCCCACTGAGGTCCTGATCTTTTTTCACAGGATTGGAAAACTCCAGAATCACATAGGGATCGGGACTATTAAAGGTATAAGTCTGAATAGGGTAAAAACTACCCAGTGCGGGAACCGGAATTTTCTTTTCGCCCCGGCTGTCAACATTCAACTTTGCGCCATTCCACGAAAGATCCACTTCATAGGATTTGTCAGTCCGGGCAAGACTATCTACCAGAAATGAATGCGCATTTGAGGACTCATCATGTATCCATTTGATTTTCAGCGACCTGCCCTTTGTGGTTGCATTGAGCATTTTTTCAATATTTTCGGCAGGCTCAAAATCGACCGTCTTCACAATGCCAGAAACCTGCTGCCAGTGAGGCTGTGACTGACCAACCGGACGGATTCCCGTGAGCTGCACAGACAAATCCTGACGACGGGTAGCAAACTGAAACGGAAAAGAAGCCAGATCATCAGGAATTTCTTTTTGGATTTGCTGCATATCCAGCCGGGCGCGGTAAATAGTCCCTGATGGCAGCATTTCGGCGGGTTTAAACTCGATGGTTCGACTATCAATCCATTGCGTTGTGCCTGCAATAGACGGAGAAAAAGCAAAGGGGCTTTCATCGACCATTTTACCTACCTGTTCAGAACTCGCGATATCAAAGGCAAACCGGATACGAATCGGCGAATTCCGGCTGATCTCTCCTGCGGTATAAGCAGAGAGATAATCATTAAAACCGGTATCATACACGGTAAATTCCAGATTACTTTGCTCAGCGGTGAGGTAGTATATACCTCCCGAAAGAATAGATACAGCACTTAAAGCAGCAAGGAGAATAAGAAGTTTTTGTTTCATAGCTGGAAGGGGTGAGAATGTATGAGAAGGTTTTTTATAGCATAACTTCAGCAATCAGATAATCGGCAAGTACCACACTCAGGCAGCTATATACTACCGCTTTAGTACTGGATGCACCAACTTCGAGCGCACCACCTTGTGTATAATATCCCTGATAAGCTGATACAGTAGTAATAATTAATCCAAATGTAAAGGCCTTTACATACATGACAGCAACCTGATAGGCATTGTAATAGGTCTGTACACCGATAGTAAACTCCAGGCTGGTCACAGCGCCCGAAAGGTCTCCTGCCACCATTCCCCCAATATGTGCAAGAAAGGCCGAAACAGATACCAATACCGGGAGTGCAATAAGCCCGGCGACAATTTTTGGGAGAATCAGATACGCACTCGAATTAATACCCATTACTTCTAAAGCATCAATTTGCTCAGTAACCCGCATGGTACCAATCTCAGAAGCGATTTTAGAGCCAATACGACCAGCAAGTATAAAAGTCAATACCGTCGGGGAAAGCTCCAGCAAGGTCGTAGCAGAAACTACGGAACCAATAATAGATTTAGGCACCAGACTCGTAACCAATTGATAGGCGGTCTGAAGCGTACTTACTGCCCCGATAAAAACTGAAATAATCACGACAATCGTCATACTCCCCATGATCATAGAGATCACTTCTGTCATCGCCAGCCTGTAATAGATCAGCGGTTTTTCCAGTGTCTTAAACATTCCACCCAAAAGGAGGAAATACCGGCCAATATGAAAAAACAGTTTACTCAATAAATATCAGATTGATGAATGACCGCCCCAAAAAAGCGAATATTGTGCAGGGATGCAACTGTATCTTTTGACTCTTTGAACGTTATAATAGAAAAGTAAAGAAATTTTTCTCATATCAGATCACCAAACCCCAATTCCTTTCGTATCGTTAGAAAAAGAGTATTTATGCGCTCAAAATATATCAGGTTTTAACTAACATTATGGTAGAGATTTTCAGGCGTTCCTAAACAAAAAATCCAACAGGTAAAAAAAAGCCCATTGACAATGAATCACCGTTTTTGTATTTTCCATTAATTAAATAATGATTCCCCGTTATTTTCGTTATAAGTGTAGAAGCATAAGCAAATCCAATGAATTCTGTGTGAGGTGTAAATATTCTTTTTGACAATTGAATTCTGCCTTTCAAAGAGATCATGAAAAAAACTTTCGTCATATTATCGGCTATCTATCTGCTACTCACCGCTTCCCTCAGAGCAGATGACAGGATTCTTTATGATCATATCAAATGGAATACGTATGAAGTTCCATTTTATACATTTGCAGAATTTACGCCTCAGGTTGCGCTCCGTATGGAGTATGCAAAATTTGAGATGGAAAATGCGGCAGAATGGGAATCGCTTTCCCGGCAAAATACCGCTTATGAAATTGATCTTGTATTCACCAAGTATCCTAAAAATATTGAAGAATGGCGGACCAATTACTACCAGTTGCTCAATGACCGCCTGATTACTTTATTTCAGCTGGATTCTTCGCTCCAGTCACCCAACATCCGTTGGAATATGGTTCTCCAGACTCAATGTATGACGGAAGAAGAAGCAAAAAAATATTTTCATGGCTTTGTCATCAAGTACCGGCCCAGGAAAGCGCCTGTCATTGACGATATTGAATCCCCGGAACAGTTAAAGGACCTGCTTGCCGGAAGGGCTATTTCCAGAGACTCTACTGTTTTCAGGGTTATGGAAAGAAACCCTCAATGGAAAAATATGCTCGTAGTCATGGACTGGACGGGCTCTATGTACAAATTTGGTGCGCAGTTGGTTCTCTGGTACAAACTTAATATCGAGCAGGGGGACCCCAAGGTCAGGCATTTTGTTTTCTTTAACGACGGCAATAATAAAAAAACGTGGCAGAAAAAAGCAGGACGGGCAGGCGGGGTTTACCGGGCCAAGTCAGGTGATATGGAGGAGATTGTTTCTACCATGGAGTATGTAATGAAAAAGGGAAATGGGGGTGATTCTCCCGAAAATGATTTGGAAGCAGTGTTGACGGGCATACAGTATCTCGACAACTTTGATGAAGTGATTCTGATTGCTGACAACAAAAGTGATGTCCGGGATATGGAATTGCTGGATAAAATCAACCGCCCGATAAGGATTATCATTTGTGATCTTAAGCGCGGAAGCGCCATTCACCCCGATTATATAAAAATAGCCCGACAGACCGGAGGTAGTATTCATACGATCACACGGGATATCGATTATATGAAGCCCACTGTGTCCCGCCAATCGCCTGGACTCTAAAGCGTATTTTGTTTATTATTAAACAAAAAAATTACATCCATTTATATAAAAACAGAAGCGGGAACTCAATCTTTTGGATAGGGTTCCCGCTTCGCTGTCAGCTCCCGTAGGATACTGGCAACGTCAAGTTACAGTTATTGGACAGTCTTTCAACTTAAGCTCCGAAGAACCGCGGTATCAGACGAACCATCAGGATTTGTCGTGCGCTGAAGCCTCCTTGCGGAGTTGACTTTTCCTGACAGCACAGTTTTTTATTGGACTTGTCTCCGGCTCTATCCATAGACTTTGCCGTATGACTTGTACAATATCCTTGCAGACATGTACATCCAGCGAAACAATTTCTGGTTAATATCAATCAGACACATCTTTACAGTTGTGACCTGCTGTACCGGATATCTTTATTTCATTGCTGATATATTGATACCCTATCCCTTAGGATTTCACCAAAAACTCCTCTTCATTTCGGTTATTCACCTGCTTGTTAGAGAACGACTCCAGAATTCTGCTTTTTGGCAGGTTCTGTTAGTGAGTGGGGTTTCTTTTAACCTGTCTTTTATCTCTCACTTGATGAATCTAATATCGCTGGATATATTTGCCTTTACAAATTTTTTGATGTGGAATTATAAACAAGTTTTACGCCTTTCCACAAGTTATCCACATATTTTATACACACTGTGGATATCCTAATCAGGCAGTTTCAACGATCAAAGCAACTGATTGGCGAGATTTGCCAGTTCTGATCTTTCTCCCTTTTCAAGGGTAATATGGGCAAATAATTTTTGCCCTCTCAGCTTATCAATCATATAGGAAAGTCCGTTGCTTTGAGCATCGAGATACGGTGTATCGATCTGATTGATATCTCCCGTAAATATCAGCTTTGTATTCTCACCTGCCCGCGTAATAATGGTTTTAACTTCATGTGGAGTCAAATTTTGGGCTTCATCAATTATAAATATCACTTTGGAAAGGCTCCTTCCCCGAATATAGGCCAGAGGGGTGATCACGATCTTTTCTTCCTCCAGCATGGTCTCTATTTGTTTGTATCGTTTATCGGAGGGAGGAAACTGATTTTTAATAAACTTGAGGTTATCCCATAATGGTTCCATATAGGGATTTAGTTTTTCTTTAATGTCTCCGGGAAGTGCCCCAATATCCTTATTTCCCAGCGGAATAACCGGTCTGGCGATCAGAATCTGTCTGTAGTCCCGTCTTTGTTCTAAGGCGCCAGCCAGGGCCAGAAGTGTTTTCCCTGTGCCCGCGACTCCCTGGATAGTAACCAGTTTGATATCCGGGTTCATGATTGCATGGAGCGCAAAGGTCTGTTCTGCATTTTTGGGAATAATTCCGTATGCAGATTTTTTATCGATCCTGTCCAGCTGATTTTTGAATGGATTATGGTAGGCCAGAATAGAATGCGTACCATTTCGGAGAATAAAGTAGTGGTTTTCCACCGGATGTTCATCAAATATCAGATTCGTAGGAATCGATTCATCCCGAAAGATCTTATCAATGGCATCTTCCGGGACATTTTCTTTCAGGGACTTACCCGTATACAGGTTACCGACATCTTTAATTTTGCCGGTTTCATAATCTTCAGCGGGCAGATTCAGTGCTTTGGCTTTCAGCCGGAGGTTAATATCCTTTGTTACCAGTATGACCTTACTTTGTTTTTCTTCTTCCTGAAGGGCAATTGCCGCGTTGAGGATTTTATGATCTGGTTTTGCATGATCAAATACCCTTTCGGCATCCAGTGAAACAGGTTTGTGGGACATCAGCACTTTAAAATGTCCCAGTCCGGAACCTTCCAGCGGTATC
The Bacteroidia bacterium DNA segment above includes these coding regions:
- a CDS encoding MG2 domain-containing protein; its protein translation is MKQKLLILLAALSAVSILSGGIYYLTAEQSNLEFTVYDTGFNDYLSAYTAGEISRNSPIRIRFAFDIASSEQVGKMVDESPFAFSPSIAGTTQWIDSRTIEFKPAEMLPSGTIYRARLDMQQIQKEIPDDLASFPFQFATRRQDLSVQLTGIRPVGQSQPHWQQVSGIVKTVDFEPAENIEKMLNATTKGRSLKIKWIHDESSNAHSFLVDSLARTDKSYEVDLSWNGAKLNVDSRGEKKIPVPALGSFYPIQTYTFNSPDPYVILEFSNPVKKDQDLSGLISMGETGLRFTIDANQIRIYPRSAITGPVEIKAEPGILSADDEKLNIPFREKIVFSEINPEVRLVGQGTILPRSENALPFVFEAIGLKAIDVRVIKIFEKNVPQFLQVNQLDGNREMKRVGQMVAKKRIDLDKNTELDLNTWNRHSLDLSSLINTDPGSIYEISLGFRKSYAYFTCGEDEQEKDKDMLELEEGWFTYVEGAEDSYWDYYYEDYDDRDNPCKQAYYNSDRIAKRNILASDLGLIAKQGSQGSFYAVTNLKTTQPVAGAKLEVYDYQHQLITTATTDDKGMIRAKFDRTPYLMVAKMGDQRGYLRLDDGSALSMSRFDTQGKKYQKGVKGFIYGERGVWRPGDPVFLTFILEDKDKTLPAGHPVIFELLDPNGQVVEKMVRTEGVNGFYPFPTSTAPDAPTGNYLARVKVGGSTFTQSVKVETIVPNRLKLELDFGVPYLSKQTFTREADLKVQWLHGAIAKNLQADVKVTLQDAPVSFPKYSAFTFTDPVRKFSSEEKTLFEGKLNELGLAKIPAKITANSDAPGMLVANFKGKVFEPGGGFSTDRFSMPFHPYDTYVGLKAPKGDAARGMLLTDTDHNIEIATVDKEGRPVSSEVEVKFYKLEWKWWWDNSEDNIGTYQGKVNATELQSATVRTVNGAGVWKLNVKYPDWGRYLIRMTDKNGHATGKIVYIDWPGWAGRSTDNDRGGAQMLNFTTDKESYTVGETIQLSIPSGGKGRALISVETGTKVLQAYWADATEGTTRFSIPTTGEMAPNIYVNITLLQPHAQTANDRPIRLYGVVPVKVEDPATHLTPVLAMPDQLEPNSRYAVKVSEQKGKPMTYTLAVVDEGLLGLTRFQTPSPWQTFYQREALDVRTWDIFDHVLGAFGGEIKSMLSIGGGADSDGPEGKKPDRFKPVVKFLGPFELKAGETQTHNIDMPNYVGAVRTMVVAGSPNGAYGSVEKSTTVKKPLMVLGSLPRVLGPGEQVQLPVTVFALEDNIKTVNVTVQTGKQMLVEENETQVVRFSETGEKMANFKLSVLSTLGKGTVKITAQSGDQIATYETDIEIRTPNPRVTDVFAKELEASGTWEQNIEPIGMRGTSHGMVEVSAIPPLSLGNRLEYLVHYPYGCIEQTTSSVFPQVYLTHLLNLSPSRKEDIDKNIRAGIARLKLFQTPGGGFAYWPGQSEVNEWGTNYAGHFLLEAEKAGYSLPADLIQNWKSYQQTQARDWNGGDDGAALNQSYRLFLLALAGQPELGAMNRMRQRTGVYSAAMWNLATAYYLAGQTEVAAQMTKTLSKDAKKYKEQNGTFGSTVRDQAVILQALSVMDRKAEATTLVKSISDRLSSEGEMNTQEIAYCLVAMARYVGEGGSTARLKFSWRLDGGKWQDITENSPLWQVELSDVKKGKLELKNKGGGLIYPRLILDGIPQQEDTTSSSNGVAIKVTYTTMDGLLLDPSKIEQGTDFIAKVMVKNTGTMDYEQMAITQIFPSGWEIHNTRLDGSGPGGVIPTYQDIRDDRVFSFYDLKRSSTKTFHILLNASYLGRYYLPTVVTAAMYDPTIQARQGGQWVQVVPAISN
- a CDS encoding ABC transporter permease, producing the protein MSKLFFHIGRYFLLLGGMFKTLEKPLIYYRLAMTEVISMIMGSMTIVVIISVFIGAVSTLQTAYQLVTSLVPKSIIGSVVSATTLLELSPTVLTFILAGRIGSKIASEIGTMRVTEQIDALEVMGINSSAYLILPKIVAGLIALPVLVSVSAFLAHIGGMVAGDLSGAVTSLEFTIGVQTYYNAYQVAVMYVKAFTFGLIITTVSAYQGYYTQGGALEVGASSTKAVVYSCLSVVLADYLIAEVML
- a CDS encoding PhoH family protein, encoding MPKRKVAKKIYVLDTSVILYDNQAITNFQENDIAIPITVLEELDNFKQGNSTKNFEAREFIRFIDKLSGKFTLQDWIPLEGSGLGHFKVLMSHKPVSLDAERVFDHAKPDHKILNAAIALQEEEKQSKVILVTKDINLRLKAKALNLPAEDYETGKIKDVGNLYTGKSLKENVPEDAIDKIFRDESIPTNLIFDEHPVENHYFILRNGTHSILAYHNPFKNQLDRIDKKSAYGIIPKNAEQTFALHAIMNPDIKLVTIQGVAGTGKTLLALAGALEQRRDYRQILIARPVIPLGNKDIGALPGDIKEKLNPYMEPLWDNLKFIKNQFPPSDKRYKQIETMLEEEKIVITPLAYIRGRSLSKVIFIIDEAQNLTPHEVKTIITRAGENTKLIFTGDINQIDTPYLDAQSNGLSYMIDKLRGQKLFAHITLEKGERSELANLANQLL